The genomic window ACGGTTGGCATGGTGTTTCCTCCTTACGAATGTAATCTCGGGAGCGGGCTCGCGATCAAGAAGAAGCTGTTGCGCCCGGAAGGGGCGCGGGGCGTGCCGGGCCACGACGGGCGAACCCGTCAGCCTCTCTGGATGTAGTTGGCAAGCTGCTCAATGATGAATTCCTTCTCCGAAATCGTCTCCTTGACGACATCCCCGATGGACAGCATGCCGGACAGCGTACCCCGTTCCAGGACCGGCAGGTGCCGCACGCGTTTGTCGGTCATGACGGCCATGCATTCCTCGATGCTCTGCTCCGGCCGCACGAACACGACGCGGGAGACCATGACCTCCCGGACAGGGGTGTCCTTCGACGTCCGGCCCTTGAGGATCACCTGGCGCGCGTAATCGCGCTCCGAGAAGATGCCGACCGGCCGCCCTTCCTCGAGCACCACGACGGCGCCGATGTCATGCTCGGCCATCAGCTTCAGCGTGTCGTACACCGTCGTACCGGGCGTGACCGACCAAACGTGATTTCCCTTCTTCTTGATGATGTCGCCAACGGTCTTCATGTGCGCCTCCCTGCGTGGCGGTTCTGGACCAACCCGACGATTCCAGCGATCTGATCACTAGATCTTACTCCCTCGGCAATCAAGTCGGTGACCGGTACTGTCCGATTTAGGACAGTCGCTCCTTGAGGATGGTTGCCGCATGGTAAGCAAGGTATCCCTTGCCGATTGTGTGCGGCGACCGAACGCGAAGCTGCGGTAGGTGGGGAATTGCGTTCCCATGCAGAAGTCGGATCGCGTGCGTTTCTGGATCTATGCGCACGCAGCTACGATCAAACAGGCGGTGCATGGTGGGGGCAATCGAGAGCATGTTCGTCACATCGTCTGGACCGCTATGCGGTGCCCCAAGCGGTCTAATGTGCGCGCAATCCACGGAACACGAACCATCCGGCAAGATGAGTCGGATTCCCGAGAGCTGGCATTCCCCGCCATAGACATCTTGAAGAAAGCGGCGATTGTCTCCCCGTCGGATGATTTGTTTGACGACGCTC from Candidatus Binatia bacterium includes these protein-coding regions:
- a CDS encoding CBS domain-containing protein, with the translated sequence MKTVGDIIKKKGNHVWSVTPGTTVYDTLKLMAEHDIGAVVVLEEGRPVGIFSERDYARQVILKGRTSKDTPVREVMVSRVVFVRPEQSIEECMAVMTDKRVRHLPVLERGTLSGMLSIGDVVKETISEKEFIIEQLANYIQRG